In Paenibacillus sonchi, a single genomic region encodes these proteins:
- a CDS encoding extracellular solute-binding protein, which translates to MRGNNNAGKDNTTKENSGNKEASTNAPATDKAADPAEKIELSFWTLGNVNYEELANAYTKEHPNVTIKIQNTGDQTAHHNNLTTALSAGSGAPDIFQLEIGFMERFLSAQDKFYNLNDYGAKDIQANYLDWKWKQASSVDGSFQLGLPTDIGPTVVYYRTDLAKKAGLPEDPDGFGAAIDTWDKFATVAKAYKDKIGKPFVDLTDLTYNALRDQSNDEIYFSKADGKFIGDTNPQVKKAYDFTVKGIQEGWISNFMLWSPEWGQGMNDGSFAVIMGPAWMAGNIKSNAPDSSGKWKIAQLPEGAGNWGGSFITLPKEGKHPKEAYDFIQWLVNKDNQLESFKTKGLMPSIPALYEDPAFKDFKDDFFGGQQTAVEFGKSANRVKPVYYGPLHDQTDTFFKNALKNVLEKKADPAKEWDEAVKQAKTLAERG; encoded by the coding sequence ATGCGGGGGAACAATAACGCCGGGAAGGACAACACTACCAAAGAAAATTCTGGTAACAAGGAAGCAAGCACAAATGCTCCGGCTACAGACAAGGCAGCAGATCCTGCTGAGAAGATTGAGCTCTCTTTCTGGACACTGGGCAACGTCAACTATGAAGAGCTGGCGAACGCGTATACCAAAGAGCATCCGAACGTTACGATTAAGATTCAGAACACCGGGGACCAGACCGCTCACCACAACAACCTGACGACAGCGTTGTCCGCAGGTTCGGGAGCACCTGATATTTTCCAACTTGAAATCGGTTTCATGGAACGTTTCCTGAGTGCGCAGGATAAATTCTACAACTTGAATGATTACGGTGCGAAGGACATTCAAGCCAATTATCTGGATTGGAAATGGAAACAAGCCTCGTCCGTGGACGGCAGCTTCCAGCTGGGCCTCCCGACAGATATTGGTCCAACCGTTGTGTACTACCGCACAGACTTGGCTAAAAAGGCCGGACTGCCGGAGGACCCTGACGGCTTCGGTGCCGCCATCGATACCTGGGATAAATTCGCCACAGTAGCTAAAGCGTATAAGGATAAAATCGGCAAGCCCTTTGTCGATCTGACCGACCTGACTTACAACGCGCTGCGTGACCAATCCAATGATGAAATTTATTTCAGCAAAGCGGACGGCAAATTTATCGGCGACACCAATCCGCAGGTGAAGAAAGCCTATGATTTCACAGTCAAAGGCATTCAGGAAGGCTGGATCAGCAACTTCATGCTGTGGTCTCCTGAGTGGGGCCAAGGCATGAATGACGGTTCTTTTGCCGTTATTATGGGACCTGCATGGATGGCGGGAAATATCAAGAGCAATGCTCCTGACTCCTCCGGCAAGTGGAAAATTGCCCAGCTTCCTGAAGGTGCAGGCAACTGGGGCGGCTCCTTCATCACGCTGCCGAAGGAAGGCAAGCATCCTAAGGAAGCTTATGACTTCATCCAGTGGCTCGTGAACAAGGACAATCAGCTCGAATCGTTCAAAACCAAAGGTCTGATGCCTTCTATTCCAGCGCTCTATGAAGATCCTGCATTCAAGGATTTCAAGGATGATTTCTTCGGCGGTCAGCAGACTGCAGTTGAATTCGGTAAATCGGCAAACCGTGTAAAACCTGTATACTACGGACCTTTGCATGACCAGACCGATACTTTCTTCAAAAATGCACTGAAAAACGTGCTGGAAAAGAAAGCGGACCCGGCCAAAGAGTGGGATGAAGCCGTGAAGCAGGCGAAAACTCTGGCAGAACGCGGCTAA